The sequence ATCTGGGCTGCAAACCCAAGCATGAGCCATACACAGCTTCGTGCCGAACTGCAGAACCGTGCAAAAGCGAATGATATCCTAGGCGGATCAGGTGCCGCATCAGGTGATGACTATGCATCAGGATTTGGATTCCCGCGTGTGAAATAAATATAATGTGAAAAACCGCTTAATCAGTGATGATTGAGCGGTTTTTTGCGCGAACTGGAAGAAAACAATCGAAATTTCCAGTTCACCAATAAAATTCGAATTTCGCCAATAAGTAGGTGGTTTTCGCCAATATTTTTCACGAATAAAATTTTGAAAATCGCCAATAAAGTTGTGAAAATCGCCAATAAAGTTGTGAAAATCGCCAATAAAAGTGATTCCATCACAAAAAAATGGGTGGAAGTTATATTGAAAAGTAGTCTTGATCACGGCTGTTCACAATATTATAGCGAAAATTTTAATTTTATAGCGAATTTCTCATTTTTATAGCGATTTTTTCATTTTTATAGCGAAAAATTCGTTTTTATAGCGAAAAATTGGTTTTTATAGCGACTTGGAAATTACGCGTGATTTTTTCCAGCTATGTTATTGAAAAGTTGTGTTAAAACTTCCTCTTCGTATAAAAATTTTCGGTAAAATAGGGCTCATGCTTTGGTCCGAACGCAACGCCTACACCGAGAAGCTCAAAGTCAGGCTTTAAGATATTTTCGCGGTGTCCCAGTGAATTCATCAAGCCTTCATGGGCAAAGATGCTGCTGAATTGGCCATACGCGAGATTTTCCCCAGCAACAGAAAACGCAATATCATCCTCCGCCATCCTGTCAAAAGGTGACTGTCCTTCTGGATTCGTGTGGCTGAAATACGAGTTTTCCGCCATATCGGCACTGTGCTTGCGGGCAGTTACCCTGACCTGGTCGTCCCAAGTCAGTATCCCTAAACCATGTACAACCCTGGAAGCATTGGTGACGTCAAACAGCTGGTATTCAAATCCTTCCTTCAACGCATCGTTTGCTTCTGTATAAAACCCGGCTTTGCTTTGCTCCAATTTTTCGCTGACAATCTGGATTGCTGTTACTGTATTATTTCTGTGTTTATCATAGAATACCGTGACATAACTGTCGTCCAGATTATAAACGTCATAGTCCTGATCCTCCTGGAACTGGTAATACACTAGCCCTTTCCTGATCTCGCCCAATGGTTCCCCGAGTGTCTGACGAACGGTATCTTTTGGCATTCCGTATTTAATGCCGTTTTTGGCAGCAATTAAATCCTGATTTGTATACAAAGCGCTCACTGCGCCATCTTTGCCGTATGAGACCATTATGAAGTTCTGGAAATTCTGATGATAGGCATGCCACTCCGTACCGTATTCATTTACAGAAACACGCTTCGGGGCGCCGAGCTGTTTTTCTACTTCACCCTTTACATCACCAATCCCGATATTATGGAGCGTGAACGTTTTCTCAGAAGGTGTTTCCAGGTCTGGTTTAGCTACCTTTGGCAAGAGTTTTTCCTCCTGCGTCAATTCCTCTTTCTTCTCATTGACCTGCCAGATCAGCTGATTGATTCCTTCGTTTAACTTCTCTATTGCAGAAGCGAGCTCGGGGTTTTCTTTTAGCTGCTCTAGTTCAGTTTTTATATTTTGAATGTCTTTATTTTCGCTAAGATATGGCCACGAAAAATAAGCCATGGCACCTATGATCAAAAATAAGAATAATTGTCTCAAAGCTGGTCGTCACCTTCCTTTTTTCCATATCCCCAATATACCCATTAATACAGAAATAAAAAGCATAGTGGCTAAGGGATATGTGAAGTCTAATAAAA comes from Mesobacillus jeotgali and encodes:
- a CDS encoding CAP domain-containing protein — its product is MRQLFLFLIIGAMAYFSWPYLSENKDIQNIKTELEQLKENPELASAIEKLNEGINQLIWQVNEKKEELTQEEKLLPKVAKPDLETPSEKTFTLHNIGIGDVKGEVEKQLGAPKRVSVNEYGTEWHAYHQNFQNFIMVSYGKDGAVSALYTNQDLIAAKNGIKYGMPKDTVRQTLGEPLGEIRKGLVYYQFQEDQDYDVYNLDDSYVTVFYDKHRNNTVTAIQIVSEKLEQSKAGFYTEANDALKEGFEYQLFDVTNASRVVHGLGILTWDDQVRVTARKHSADMAENSYFSHTNPEGQSPFDRMAEDDIAFSVAGENLAYGQFSSIFAHEGLMNSLGHRENILKPDFELLGVGVAFGPKHEPYFTENFYTKRKF